From Haloglomus litoreum, the proteins below share one genomic window:
- a CDS encoding gamma carbonic anhydrase family protein: MAIRSFEGTEPTIHEDAFVHPAAEVIGDVTLEADASVWPNTTLRGDHGAIVLREGANVQDNAVLHEGAEIGPYATVGHSAIVHGAVTAERSLVGMSAVVLDDCTVGEEAMVGACALVTEGTDIPAKTLAVGQPAEVKKEVEESPWAYAGDAYTTYADDHRESSEVVAHGHPPVEGRTDR, translated from the coding sequence ATGGCAATCCGCTCGTTCGAGGGCACGGAACCGACCATCCACGAGGACGCGTTCGTCCACCCCGCGGCCGAGGTCATCGGCGACGTGACGCTGGAGGCCGACGCCAGCGTCTGGCCGAACACCACGCTCCGGGGCGACCACGGCGCCATCGTCCTCCGCGAGGGCGCGAACGTCCAGGACAACGCCGTCCTGCACGAGGGCGCCGAGATCGGCCCGTACGCCACCGTGGGCCACTCTGCCATCGTCCACGGCGCGGTCACGGCGGAGCGCTCCCTGGTCGGGATGAGCGCGGTCGTCCTCGACGACTGCACCGTCGGCGAGGAGGCGATGGTCGGGGCCTGCGCGCTCGTCACGGAGGGCACCGACATCCCGGCGAAGACGCTCGCCGTCGGCCAACCCGCCGAGGTGAAGAAGGAGGTCGAGGAGTCGCCGTGGGCGTACGCCGGCGACGCCTACACGACGTACGCCGACGACCACCGCGAGTCCAGCGAGGTCGTCGCACACGGACACCCGCCCGTCGAGGGCCGGACCGACCGATAG
- a CDS encoding CynX/NimT family MFS transporter, with protein sequence MSAAPAASAGDPAERGAQRPSRASVALLVLGGLAYGCLLFAWFSLPAYLATIRTDLALSATEAGVLAGAVPLTYVPVGLFSGALTDRLGGERAVGAGVTLVGVAHVARSVAPDFPTMLAATLLLGVGGTGITFGLPKLVADRFPERLVGRASAVYLVGSTLGTAAAFGLGRPTIGPALGGWRPFFGAAGVVVVGFAACWWVALALAERRAPVPDRSASESSLAALRAVARTPAVALLVAVGFVYLFVVHGLQGWLTAVLEARGASPTLAARVTTLLVVAQLVGTVALAPLAERAGRRRAAVPVAGLVLAGGTAGVAVAVDPLVAAALVAGVGLGLGTISPLLRALPVELEGVGAERTGTAVGLVFAVGEIGGFAGPALVGALRDATGSFVPGLGLLATAGLLAVVAGLGLVRGE encoded by the coding sequence GTGTCGGCTGCCCCCGCGGCGTCGGCCGGCGACCCCGCGGAGCGAGGTGCCCAGCGTCCCTCACGGGCCTCGGTCGCACTGCTCGTCCTCGGGGGGCTCGCGTACGGCTGCCTGCTGTTCGCCTGGTTCTCGCTGCCCGCCTACCTCGCCACCATCCGCACGGACCTCGCGCTCTCGGCGACCGAGGCGGGCGTCCTCGCGGGCGCGGTCCCGCTGACGTACGTCCCCGTCGGGCTGTTCAGCGGCGCCCTCACCGACCGACTCGGCGGCGAGCGTGCCGTCGGTGCCGGGGTCACGCTGGTCGGTGTCGCGCACGTCGCCCGGAGCGTGGCGCCGGACTTCCCGACGATGCTGGCGGCGACGCTCCTCCTCGGCGTCGGCGGTACGGGCATCACCTTCGGGCTCCCGAAGCTGGTGGCCGACCGGTTCCCCGAGCGGCTGGTGGGTCGGGCGTCGGCGGTCTACCTCGTCGGGTCGACGCTCGGAACCGCCGCCGCGTTCGGGCTCGGGCGGCCCACCATCGGCCCGGCGCTGGGTGGCTGGCGGCCCTTCTTCGGCGCTGCCGGGGTGGTCGTCGTGGGGTTCGCGGCGTGCTGGTGGGTCGCGCTCGCGCTGGCCGAACGGCGAGCGCCGGTCCCGGACCGCTCGGCGAGCGAGTCCTCGCTCGCGGCGCTCCGGGCGGTCGCCCGGACCCCGGCGGTCGCGCTCCTCGTGGCCGTCGGCTTCGTCTACCTGTTCGTCGTCCACGGCCTGCAGGGCTGGCTGACGGCGGTGCTGGAGGCCCGCGGCGCGTCGCCCACCCTCGCCGCCCGCGTGACGACGCTCCTCGTCGTCGCGCAGCTCGTCGGAACCGTGGCGCTGGCACCGCTCGCCGAGCGCGCGGGCCGACGGCGGGCGGCCGTCCCGGTCGCGGGGCTCGTCCTCGCCGGCGGGACCGCCGGCGTGGCCGTCGCGGTCGACCCGCTCGTGGCCGCGGCCCTGGTCGCCGGTGTCGGTCTCGGTCTCGGGACCATCTCGCCGCTCCTCCGGGCGCTCCCGGTCGAGCTGGAGGGTGTCGGCGCCGAGCGCACCGGGACTGCCGTGGGCCTCGTCTTCGCCGTCGGCGAGATCGGCGGCTTCGCCGGGCCGGCACTCGTCGGCGCGCTGCGCGACGCGACTGGCTCGTTCGTCCCCGGACTGGGACTGCTCGCGACGGCCGGCCTCCTGGCGGTCGTCGCCGGACTCGGGCTGGTCCGAGGGGAATGA
- a CDS encoding GNAT family N-acetyltransferase, with product MTRDYPDTVAGPYEPPPRSFTDRAGRDLVVRVYGEGPDDDFEALVEMYEGYDPEDRAQGIPPADEERIRSWLDSITAEDCHNVVAWHDDWPAGHATLVPDRHGASELAIFVDGDYQNAGIGTQLIESLLGHGRDQGIQKVWLTVERWNEPAIMLYRKVGFERTGDGNFELEMTARLTEDA from the coding sequence ATGACCCGGGACTACCCCGACACGGTCGCCGGCCCGTACGAGCCGCCACCGCGGTCGTTCACCGACCGGGCCGGCCGCGACCTCGTCGTCCGGGTCTACGGCGAGGGTCCCGACGACGACTTCGAGGCGCTGGTGGAGATGTACGAGGGGTACGACCCCGAGGACCGCGCCCAGGGCATCCCGCCGGCCGACGAGGAGCGCATCCGGAGCTGGCTCGACAGCATCACCGCCGAGGACTGCCACAACGTCGTCGCGTGGCACGACGACTGGCCGGCCGGTCACGCCACGCTCGTCCCGGACCGTCACGGCGCCTCCGAACTCGCCATCTTCGTCGACGGCGACTACCAGAACGCCGGCATCGGCACCCAGCTCATCGAGAGCCTGCTCGGCCACGGTCGCGACCAGGGCATCCAGAAGGTCTGGCTCACCGTCGAGCGCTGGAACGAGCCCGCCATCATGCTCTACCGGAAGGTCGGCTTCGAGCGGACCGGCGACGGCAACTTCGAGCTGGAGATGACCGCGCGGCTCACCGAGGACGCGTAG
- a CDS encoding universal stress protein: MKVLLGVGGSDDSLRALSRALERAREAGDDLTIAVLDNPESPRAIDEVEQAVRDRLADSGIDATVRRLEGDPGSQLVDVAEREGFERIVLGGGETSPLGKIRLGSIAEFVVLNASVTVTLVR, encoded by the coding sequence ATGAAGGTACTGCTGGGCGTCGGCGGGAGCGACGACTCCCTCCGGGCGCTGTCACGCGCGCTGGAGCGCGCACGCGAGGCCGGCGACGACCTCACCATCGCCGTCCTCGACAACCCCGAGAGCCCCCGGGCCATCGACGAGGTCGAGCAGGCGGTCCGCGACCGGCTGGCCGACTCGGGTATCGACGCCACCGTCCGCCGGCTGGAGGGCGACCCCGGCAGCCAGCTGGTCGACGTGGCCGAGCGCGAAGGGTTCGAGCGCATCGTCCTCGGCGGCGGCGAGACCAGCCCGCTCGGGAAGATCCGCCTCGGAAGCATCGCCGAGTTCGTGGTCCTGAACGCCAGCGTCACCGTCACCCTCGTCAGATGA
- a CDS encoding aminopeptidase, translated as MDDRVREHAQTLVEWSARIEPGDDVILQVGEGAHELAVAVAAELGEREANLVSTYTSGEVHRAYMRAHEGEFEPDPAHELALYENADSVLSLRAGWNASATADVPGERSQALSRARTGIREAHMDTDWVSTVHPTRSMAQAAGMSYEAYRDFVYDAILRDWEALAEEMAQLKEILDDGDTVRLQKAGGPVETDLTMSIAGRTAVNSAASVAYDSHNLPSGEVFTAPYDTEGEVYFDVPMTLQGQRVRDVTLSFEGGEVVDWSAEQGEDALEDILTTDEGARRLGELGIGMNRGIDRFTDSILFDEKMGDTVHLAVGRAYDSCLPEGEAGNDSAVHVDLITDVSEEASLTVDGEVIQRNGRFAWEE; from the coding sequence ATGGACGACCGCGTACGCGAGCACGCCCAGACGCTTGTGGAGTGGAGTGCCCGCATCGAGCCGGGCGACGACGTCATCCTGCAGGTCGGCGAGGGAGCCCACGAACTGGCCGTCGCCGTCGCCGCCGAACTCGGCGAGCGGGAGGCGAACCTCGTGAGCACGTACACCTCCGGCGAGGTGCATCGGGCGTACATGCGGGCCCACGAGGGCGAGTTCGAGCCCGACCCCGCCCACGAGCTGGCGCTCTACGAGAACGCCGATTCGGTGCTGTCGCTCCGGGCCGGCTGGAACGCGTCCGCGACCGCCGACGTACCCGGCGAGCGGTCCCAGGCGCTCTCGCGGGCCCGGACGGGAATCCGCGAGGCCCACATGGATACCGACTGGGTCAGTACCGTCCACCCGACGCGGTCGATGGCCCAGGCCGCCGGCATGAGCTACGAGGCCTACCGGGACTTCGTCTACGACGCCATCCTCCGGGACTGGGAGGCGCTGGCCGAGGAGATGGCCCAGCTGAAGGAGATACTCGACGACGGCGACACCGTCCGGCTGCAGAAGGCGGGCGGGCCCGTCGAGACGGACCTGACGATGTCCATCGCCGGCCGCACGGCGGTCAACTCCGCCGCATCCGTCGCCTACGATTCGCACAACCTCCCCTCCGGCGAGGTGTTCACCGCACCCTACGACACCGAGGGCGAGGTGTACTTCGACGTCCCGATGACGCTGCAGGGCCAGCGCGTCCGGGATGTCACCCTCTCCTTCGAGGGCGGCGAGGTGGTCGACTGGAGCGCCGAGCAGGGCGAGGACGCACTCGAGGACATCCTCACGACCGACGAGGGCGCCCGGCGGCTGGGCGAACTCGGCATCGGCATGAACCGCGGCATCGACCGCTTCACCGACAGCATCCTCTTCGACGAGAAGATGGGCGACACCGTCCACCTCGCGGTCGGCCGGGCGTACGACTCCTGTCTCCCCGAGGGCGAGGCGGGCAACGACTCGGCGGTCCACGTCGACCTCATCACGGACGTGAGCGAGGAGGCCTCGCTGACGGTCGACGGCGAGGTGATCCAGCGGAACGGCCGCTTCGCCTGGGAGGAGTAG
- a CDS encoding ABC transporter permease subunit codes for MSWQAIARKDIRDAVRSRGVQVLFLLLGVLSVGYAVAHTYLGENTFPAFLGGLTRLLAVALPVLAILVGYKSVSHERAGGSLFLTLSFPHSRWDYLVGKVVGRSVVLLAPTLVALAAAGVAGAFRYGTQGVVLYPWFLVATGLYGLAFVGLAVGLSMSTTVDRRITLGAFGGYVAFVTFWDGVHSLTMLVLHRFDGGVLSNLPDWALLFRLLGPAESYRRLVRAGFDVDLASLYVGDGTPVYVDWWMGVFLLAVWFVAPLVLGYRRFDAADL; via the coding sequence ATGAGTTGGCAGGCCATCGCCCGCAAGGACATCCGCGATGCGGTCCGGTCGCGTGGCGTCCAGGTGCTGTTCCTCCTGCTCGGCGTGCTGTCGGTCGGCTACGCGGTCGCCCACACGTACCTCGGTGAGAATACGTTCCCCGCCTTCCTCGGCGGGCTCACTCGCCTCCTGGCCGTCGCGCTCCCCGTGCTCGCCATCCTCGTCGGCTACAAGTCCGTCAGCCACGAGCGGGCCGGCGGCAGCCTCTTCCTTACCCTCTCGTTCCCACATTCGCGGTGGGACTACCTGGTCGGGAAGGTTGTCGGCCGGTCCGTCGTGCTGCTGGCACCGACGCTCGTGGCCCTCGCCGCCGCAGGTGTCGCCGGTGCGTTCCGGTACGGGACCCAGGGCGTGGTGCTGTATCCGTGGTTCCTGGTCGCGACCGGGCTGTACGGGCTAGCGTTCGTCGGCCTGGCCGTCGGGCTGTCGATGTCGACGACCGTCGACCGGCGGATTACCCTCGGCGCCTTCGGTGGCTACGTCGCGTTCGTGACGTTCTGGGACGGCGTCCACTCGCTGACGATGCTGGTCCTCCACCGGTTCGACGGTGGCGTGCTGTCCAATCTGCCGGACTGGGCGCTGCTCTTCCGGCTCCTCGGCCCGGCAGAGTCGTATCGGCGCCTCGTCCGGGCGGGGTTCGATGTCGACCTCGCGAGCCTTTACGTCGGCGACGGAACGCCAGTCTACGTGGACTGGTGGATGGGGGTCTTCCTCCTAGCCGTGTGGTTCGTGGCTCCGCTCGTACTCGGCTATCGCCGGTTCGACGCCGCAGACCTGTAG
- a CDS encoding ABC transporter permease subunit: MTWRHIARRDGALTARTRSTRLLLGALVTVVVLAGYLYPIAGTAPFTTARFPGFVIGALTTVVPFVGVLTSYGAVVGDRESGAIRLSLSLPLSRSDLVLGKTVGRAGLVVGALVGSLLLAGALVVYPFGELALARFLAFLVVAALFGLVWSGLGIAVSLAAATRRRALVLGFGLVFLFAIVWDAAAEALALGLEAAGIIDGQLPGPVQFALGLTPGRVFERVTVDLVVPGTGVEGPWYLGGWVALGLLVLWAAVPLGLAYRRFEGSDLA; the protein is encoded by the coding sequence ATGACCTGGCGGCATATCGCTCGCCGCGACGGCGCCCTGACGGCCCGGACGCGGTCGACCAGGCTCCTGCTCGGCGCGCTGGTCACGGTCGTCGTGCTGGCCGGATACCTCTACCCCATCGCGGGGACGGCCCCGTTCACGACCGCCCGCTTCCCCGGGTTCGTCATCGGCGCGCTCACCACGGTCGTCCCGTTCGTGGGGGTACTGACCAGCTACGGCGCGGTCGTCGGCGACCGGGAATCGGGGGCCATACGGCTCTCGCTGTCGCTCCCGCTCAGCCGGAGCGACCTCGTCCTCGGGAAGACGGTCGGCCGGGCAGGGCTCGTCGTCGGGGCGCTGGTCGGCTCGCTGCTCCTGGCCGGCGCGCTGGTCGTCTACCCGTTCGGCGAACTCGCGCTCGCCCGGTTCCTCGCCTTCCTGGTCGTGGCGGCGCTGTTCGGCCTGGTGTGGAGCGGGCTCGGCATCGCGGTCTCGCTGGCGGCGGCCACCAGGCGGCGGGCGCTCGTCCTCGGGTTCGGCCTGGTCTTCCTGTTCGCCATCGTGTGGGACGCCGCGGCCGAGGCGCTCGCGCTCGGCCTCGAGGCCGCCGGCATCATCGACGGACAGCTCCCCGGTCCCGTCCAGTTCGCCCTCGGGCTCACGCCCGGACGCGTCTTCGAACGGGTCACCGTTGACCTCGTCGTGCCGGGCACCGGCGTGGAGGGTCCCTGGTACCTCGGCGGCTGGGTCGCCCTGGGACTGCTGGTCCTCTGGGCGGCCGTCCCGCTGGGGCTCGCCTACCGTCGGTTCGAGGGGAGTGATCTGGCATGA
- a CDS encoding ABC transporter ATP-binding protein — MVAIDAEAVSKRYGTETALDRVDLTVEEGETFGFLGPNGAGKSTFINVLLDFVAPTEGDVEIFGYDCQTEGVMARDRIGVLPEGYSVFERLTGRQHIEYAIESKGVDGDPSEVLDRVGILQDADRQASDYSKGMAQRLVLGMALVGEPDLLVLDEPSTGLDPNGAAEMRRILREENERGATVFFSSHILEQVEAVCDRVGILQDGELVAVDTIEGLRESIGGGTKLIITVDEVDDSTVGRLRTVEGVETAVVNDEATIEVTCTNDAKMDILVALNDAGVDVVNFRTEEASLEDMFIEYTGAGA; from the coding sequence ATGGTCGCGATCGATGCGGAGGCCGTGTCGAAACGCTACGGGACCGAGACGGCGCTGGACCGGGTCGACCTCACCGTCGAGGAGGGGGAGACGTTCGGGTTCCTCGGCCCCAATGGGGCCGGCAAGTCGACGTTCATCAACGTCCTGCTCGATTTCGTCGCCCCGACCGAGGGGGATGTCGAGATCTTCGGCTACGACTGCCAGACGGAGGGCGTCATGGCGCGTGACCGGATCGGCGTCCTCCCGGAGGGGTACTCGGTGTTCGAGCGACTCACCGGTCGACAGCACATCGAGTACGCCATCGAGTCGAAGGGGGTCGACGGCGACCCCAGCGAGGTGCTCGACCGCGTCGGCATCCTGCAGGATGCCGACCGGCAGGCCAGCGACTACTCGAAGGGGATGGCCCAGCGGCTCGTCCTCGGGATGGCGCTGGTGGGCGAGCCGGACCTGCTCGTCCTCGACGAGCCCTCGACGGGCCTGGACCCAAACGGTGCCGCGGAGATGCGTCGCATCCTCCGGGAGGAGAACGAGCGTGGTGCGACCGTGTTCTTCTCCAGCCACATCCTCGAGCAGGTCGAGGCGGTCTGTGACCGTGTCGGCATCCTGCAGGACGGCGAACTGGTGGCGGTCGACACCATCGAGGGGCTCCGCGAGTCCATCGGCGGCGGGACGAAGCTCATCATCACGGTCGACGAGGTCGACGACAGTACGGTCGGCCGGCTCCGAACCGTCGAGGGTGTCGAGACCGCGGTCGTCAACGACGAGGCGACCATCGAGGTGACGTGCACGAACGACGCGAAGATGGACATCCTCGTCGCACTGAACGATGCCGGTGTCGACGTGGTGAACTTCCGCACCGAGGAGGCCTCCCTCGAGGACATGTTCATCGAGTACACGGGGGCCGGCGCATGA
- a CDS encoding DUF2092 domain-containing protein yields MVPATTRAALTAVALGTLVLLSGVGASATVAQQPPAVDRPTHDGQLTTASVNDSTVPDGEEIVERFEQRLVSLETVVMRYEMTMRFGNRTTTTERKLWVDRENDRIRTETETNRTDLTTVRNETAIVTYDAESNQVRRIERSSETTPKTLIGPLVNGSELTYEGRERVGGEPTYRLDAEPTNSAGSGSIDVTLWLDQETYFPTRIATVTETGGDEVTTTIRIRNVTLNEPIPDDRFTIDVPKDADRREHSVPDRSTYDSLPALRENTARSVPEPDIPDAYTFEEGVVTTGADGDSVSLQYAAGDESFRVVTRPATGYDLGEVEALEEVDIGNETGYYTEYEYGGATTAVLVLPCENATHSIYGDLSKDASIDIAESFGCE; encoded by the coding sequence ATGGTCCCTGCTACCACCCGTGCGGCCCTGACAGCGGTCGCGCTCGGCACGCTGGTCCTCCTCTCCGGTGTCGGAGCGAGCGCCACCGTCGCCCAGCAGCCGCCCGCTGTCGACCGGCCCACACACGACGGACAGCTGACGACCGCCAGTGTGAACGACTCGACCGTTCCCGATGGCGAGGAGATCGTCGAGCGGTTCGAACAGCGCCTCGTCTCCCTCGAGACGGTCGTGATGCGGTACGAGATGACGATGCGGTTCGGCAACCGGACGACGACCACGGAACGGAAGCTGTGGGTCGACCGCGAGAACGACCGGATTCGGACCGAGACCGAGACCAACCGGACGGACCTGACGACGGTCCGAAACGAGACCGCGATCGTGACCTACGACGCCGAGAGCAACCAGGTCAGGCGGATCGAGCGCTCCAGCGAGACAACCCCGAAGACGCTAATCGGGCCCCTCGTCAACGGCAGCGAACTGACCTACGAGGGTCGCGAACGGGTCGGCGGCGAGCCCACCTACCGGCTGGACGCGGAGCCGACGAACTCGGCCGGGTCGGGCTCGATCGACGTTACACTCTGGCTCGATCAGGAGACCTACTTCCCGACCAGGATCGCCACCGTGACCGAGACTGGCGGCGACGAGGTCACCACGACCATCCGGATTCGGAACGTCACGCTGAACGAGCCGATCCCCGACGACCGGTTCACGATCGACGTTCCGAAGGACGCCGACAGGCGCGAACACTCGGTACCGGACCGTTCGACATACGACTCCCTGCCCGCCCTCCGAGAGAACACCGCTCGTTCGGTTCCCGAGCCCGACATCCCCGACGCCTACACGTTCGAGGAGGGAGTCGTCACGACGGGGGCGGACGGCGATTCGGTCTCGCTCCAGTATGCGGCGGGTGACGAGTCCTTCCGCGTCGTGACGCGGCCCGCGACCGGGTACGACCTCGGCGAGGTCGAGGCCCTCGAGGAGGTCGACATCGGGAACGAGACGGGCTATTACACCGAGTACGAGTACGGCGGCGCGACCACCGCGGTACTCGTCCTTCCCTGCGAGAACGCGACACACAGCATCTACGGCGACCTCTCGAAGGACGCCAGTATCGACATCGCCGAGTCGTTCGGCTGCGAGTGA
- a CDS encoding DUF5518 domain-containing protein has protein sequence MRPSGPVLSRLTPAWRYGLVGGLASIPLTTGLYWLSETANELSLNMVFIGGLIAGCLAAVRSEHVGAVPVGIRTGVVGCLPGIWLVLDTYLFTATVGGPAWFRTVGLGVVVVSWIVVATLMSIIVGVLGAKVGAWLATQLGRSASAVGR, from the coding sequence ATGCGCCCGTCAGGTCCAGTCCTCTCCCGACTCACGCCGGCGTGGCGGTACGGCCTCGTCGGCGGCCTCGCATCGATCCCTCTCACGACCGGCCTCTACTGGCTGTCGGAGACGGCGAACGAACTGTCGCTCAACATGGTCTTCATCGGTGGCCTCATCGCCGGGTGTCTCGCCGCTGTCCGGTCGGAGCACGTCGGGGCGGTTCCCGTGGGGATCCGTACTGGCGTTGTCGGCTGTCTGCCCGGGATCTGGCTCGTCCTCGATACGTACCTGTTCACCGCCACGGTCGGGGGTCCGGCGTGGTTCCGGACGGTCGGTCTCGGCGTGGTGGTGGTCTCCTGGATCGTGGTCGCAACCCTGATGTCGATCATCGTCGGCGTGCTCGGTGCGAAAGTGGGTGCCTGGCTCGCTACGCAATTGGGTCGGTCAGCATCCGCCGTCGGGAGGTGA
- a CDS encoding sensor histidine kinase, translated as MGPSADSLLLVGILAGATVCWVGYRVSRTPAQPGRRWFIVFTAVLGGGCLITGTIAIVPSLLGRPSAQSLWAGWTNLPLLLWLLSTLPWFLFALQYTGTRTRLRRRTILLIGLPHLLFIGQIALNELYEFGSSSTLLYGLGSAAFIYITLLAAGGSYLLLQKSYAYEYLPLGQGAGLAVTMVGTLVIWNTVGMAPETATTTQAGAYAGGGGVAALALGAALLRYDLFEATPSVGTLGDRALTRETDDLMFVTDGDGRVVRINETAVDTLETARSDAIGSRLSEVLDHDRATLQRSETVAVQTTDGTRRYDPQVTAVRDHRDTRLGTMLSLRDVTDRELREQRLAVLNRVLRHNLRNETDVLKSHAEALEPVESDHVDAISDSADAIAALGQRANRIDRYVSESPDDVAVDLGDLVDTVLGTVGADRADVSVSTDTPASATLVTNRLALQSALESALDNAVAYAESAVDVVVEARPDGYAISVTDDGPGIPEWELDSLETGTESPLEHSTGLGLWQLKWAVMTLNGELSFETGDGTTVEFIVPDRADAATVRS; from the coding sequence ATGGGTCCCTCCGCCGACAGCCTCCTCCTCGTCGGGATACTCGCCGGCGCCACCGTCTGCTGGGTCGGGTACCGTGTCTCCCGGACACCGGCACAACCGGGACGGAGGTGGTTCATCGTGTTCACGGCCGTTCTCGGCGGCGGTTGCCTCATCACCGGGACCATCGCCATCGTGCCGTCGCTCCTCGGCCGGCCGTCGGCGCAGTCGCTGTGGGCGGGGTGGACGAACCTTCCACTCCTGCTCTGGCTGCTCTCGACGCTCCCGTGGTTCCTGTTCGCCCTCCAGTACACCGGCACACGGACGCGACTGCGCCGTCGTACCATCCTGCTGATCGGTCTGCCCCACCTCCTCTTCATCGGACAGATCGCTCTGAACGAGCTCTACGAGTTCGGCTCCAGCAGTACCCTGCTATACGGCCTCGGATCGGCGGCGTTCATCTACATCACGCTGCTCGCCGCGGGCGGTTCCTACCTGCTCCTGCAGAAGAGCTACGCGTACGAGTACCTCCCGCTCGGGCAGGGAGCCGGGCTGGCCGTCACGATGGTTGGAACGCTCGTCATCTGGAACACGGTCGGCATGGCACCCGAGACGGCGACGACCACGCAGGCCGGCGCGTATGCAGGCGGCGGCGGCGTCGCGGCGCTGGCGCTGGGCGCCGCGCTGCTGCGGTACGACCTGTTCGAGGCGACCCCCTCGGTCGGCACGCTTGGCGACCGGGCGCTCACGCGAGAGACGGACGACCTGATGTTCGTCACCGACGGCGACGGCCGTGTCGTCAGGATCAACGAGACCGCTGTCGACACCCTCGAGACGGCGCGTTCGGACGCCATCGGGAGCCGACTCTCGGAGGTTCTCGACCACGACCGGGCGACACTGCAGCGCTCGGAGACGGTCGCCGTCCAGACGACCGACGGGACCCGCCGCTACGACCCACAGGTGACGGCGGTCCGTGACCACCGTGATACCCGGCTGGGAACGATGCTGAGCCTCCGCGACGTGACCGACCGGGAGCTCCGCGAGCAACGGCTCGCGGTGCTGAACCGGGTCCTCAGGCACAATCTCCGAAACGAGACCGATGTCCTGAAGAGCCACGCCGAGGCCCTGGAGCCGGTCGAGAGCGACCACGTCGACGCCATCAGCGACTCGGCCGATGCGATCGCGGCGCTCGGACAGCGGGCCAACCGGATCGACCGCTACGTCTCCGAGTCACCCGACGACGTGGCGGTCGACCTCGGGGATCTGGTCGACACCGTCCTGGGGACGGTCGGTGCGGACCGGGCCGACGTATCCGTCTCGACCGACACCCCAGCGTCGGCGACACTCGTGACGAACCGGCTGGCCCTGCAGAGTGCGCTCGAGAGCGCCCTCGACAACGCGGTCGCGTACGCCGAGAGCGCGGTCGACGTGGTCGTCGAGGCACGACCCGACGGCTACGCGATCAGCGTCACGGACGATGGGCCAGGGATTCCGGAGTGGGAACTCGACTCCCTCGAAACCGGGACGGAATCACCGCTCGAGCACAGCACCGGACTGGGGCTCTGGCAGCTCAAGTGGGCCGTCATGACGCTGAACGGCGAGCTCTCGTTCGAGACCGGTGACGGCACGACCGTCGAGTTCATCGTTCCGGACCGCGCGGACGCCGCCACCGTTCGGAGTTGA